A single window of Oreochromis aureus strain Israel breed Guangdong linkage group 5, ZZ_aureus, whole genome shotgun sequence DNA harbors:
- the aurka gene encoding aurora kinase A isoform X1, with protein sequence MDSTAMHKMPKGTKLQRPEIKSTSDGPKRIPVLQQSQPIQKAVVTPTPHQRVLGVSNGPQRIQRPVSHQKPVSNLPVTVKSTHPADQNVNPATQNVNAATQLKPSTQQNQPKTQAPKPNLTKPQSEPQKPEKPQDKPAKNDHAQTSTSKTRWSLENFDIGRPLGKGKFGNVYLARERQTKFILALKVLFKKQLEKAGVEHQLRREVEIQSHLRHPNILRLYGYFHDASRVYLILEFAPRGELYSELQRCGHFPEDRSATYIMELADALNYCHTKKVIHRDIKPENLLLGGNGELKIADFGWSVHTPSSRRSTLCGTLDYLPPEMIEGKTHDEKVDLWSLGVLCYEFLVGKPPFEAKTHEETYRRISRVEYSYPPQSSISAGAKDLVARLLKHNPMHRLPIQGVLSHPWVVEYSTKKPTTSNSEEPSQ encoded by the exons ATGGACTCTACTGCTATGCACAAGATGCCAAAAGGCACGAAACTTCAAAGGCCTGAAATTAAG TCAACCAGTGATGGGCCCAAGCGGATTCCTGTATTGCAGCAGTCACAGCCCATTCAGAAGGCTGTAGTCACACCAACACCGCATCAGCGGGTTCTAGGTGTATCAAATGGACCTCAGCGCATTCAGAGGCCTGTGAGTCATCAGAAACCAGTGTCAAACCTGCCCGTTACTGTCAAGTCCACACACCCTGCTGATCAGAATGTGAACCCCGCTACTCAGAATGTAAATGCAGCAACACAGCTCAAACCCAGCACCCAGCAAAACCAGCCGAAAACGCAAGCTCCTAAACCAAACCTGACCAAACCCCAGTCGGAACCACAAAAGCCAGAGAAGCCACAGG ACAAACCTGCCAAGAACGATCATGCACAAACTTCTACATCAAA GACACGGTGGAGTCTGGAAAATTTTGACATTGGTCGTCCTTTGGGAAAGGGGAAGTTCGGGAATGTTTACCTGGCCAGGGAGCGACAGACTAAGTTCATCCTGGCCCTGAAGGTGCTCTTCAAAAAGCAACTGGAGAAGGCTGGGGTGGAGCACCAGCTGAGGAGAGAAGTGGAGATCCAGTCTCACCTCAG GCATCCGAACATCCTGCGACTCTATGGCTACTTTCACGATGCCTCTCGTGTGTACCTCATTCTGGAGTTTGCACCCAGGGGAGAGCTGTACAGCGAGCTCCAGCGCTGTGGACATTTTCCCGAGGACAGAAGCGCCACG TACATCATGGAGTTAGCGGATGCCCTCAACTATTGCCACACCAAAAAGGTGATCCACAGGGACATCAAACCAGAGAACCTGTTACTGGGGGGCAATGGGGAGCTCAAGATCGCGGATTTCGGCTGGTCTGTTCACACCCCGTCCTCCAG gaGGTCCACTCTGTGTGGGACACTGGACTACTTGCCTCCAGAGATGATTGAGGGGAAAACTCATGACGAGAAAGTGGACCTGTGGAGTCTCGGGGTCCTTTGCTACGAGTTCCTGGTTGGAAAACCCCCATTTGAAGCAAAAACCCATGAGGAGACCTACCGCAGGATTTCAAGG GTGGAGTACTCTTACCCACCACAGTCCAGTATCAGTGCTGGAGCTAAAGACTTGGTTGCCAGGCTGCTGAAGCACAACCCTATGCACAGACTGCCCATCCAGGGAGTCCTGTCCCACCCCTGGGTGGTCGAGTACTCAACCAAGAAGCCAACAACCTCGAACAGTGAAGAGCCCAGCCAGTGA
- the prelid3b gene encoding PRELI domain containing protein 3B: MKIWTSEHIFNHPWEMVIKAAMQKYPNPMNPSVVGVDVLDREIDTQGRLHSKRLLSTEWGLPSIVKSLVGNARTYTYVQEQSVIDPKEKTFELQSSNITFTNMVSVDEKLTYKPHPEDPEKTILTQEALISVKGVSLSSYLEGVMASTISTNAGKGREAVEWVIRRLNTEIEELAATARGTIRTPMAAAVTEK; encoded by the exons ATGAAGATCTGGACATCAGAGCACATATTCAA CCATCCTTGGGAGATGGTGATTAAAGCTGCTATGCAGAAGTACCCAAACCCCATGAACCCCAGTGTGGTTGGGGTGGATGTTCTGGACAGAGAAATTGACACACAAGGACGCCTCCACAGTAAAAGACTGCTCAGCACAGAGTGGGGGCTTCCATCCATAGTGAAATCT CTCGTTGGTAACGCACGAACATACACGTATGTTCAGGAACAATCAGTTATTGATCCCAAAGAGAAGACTTTTGAACTTCAGTCCTCAAAT atcacattcacaaacatgGTATCTGTGGATGAAAAGTTAACATATAAACCACACCCTGAAGATCCAGAAAA AACAATATTGACCCAGGAGGCTCTCATCTCTGTGAAAGGGGTCAGTCTCAGCAGCTACCTGGAGGGAGTTATGGCCAGCACCATCTCTACTAATGCTGGAAAA GGCCGTGAAGCCGTGGAGTGGGTTATCAGGCGACTGAATACAGAAATCGAGGAGCTGGCAGCCACAGCACGTGGGACCATACGCACCCCAATGGCTGCTGCGGTCACAGAGAAATGA
- the aurka gene encoding aurora kinase A isoform X2 yields the protein MDSTAMHKMPKGTKLQRPEIKSTSDGPKRIPVLQQSQPIQKAVVTPTPHQRVLGVSNGPQRIQRPNVNAATQLKPSTQQNQPKTQAPKPNLTKPQSEPQKPEKPQDKPAKNDHAQTSTSKTRWSLENFDIGRPLGKGKFGNVYLARERQTKFILALKVLFKKQLEKAGVEHQLRREVEIQSHLRHPNILRLYGYFHDASRVYLILEFAPRGELYSELQRCGHFPEDRSATYIMELADALNYCHTKKVIHRDIKPENLLLGGNGELKIADFGWSVHTPSSRRSTLCGTLDYLPPEMIEGKTHDEKVDLWSLGVLCYEFLVGKPPFEAKTHEETYRRISRVEYSYPPQSSISAGAKDLVARLLKHNPMHRLPIQGVLSHPWVVEYSTKKPTTSNSEEPSQ from the exons ATGGACTCTACTGCTATGCACAAGATGCCAAAAGGCACGAAACTTCAAAGGCCTGAAATTAAG TCAACCAGTGATGGGCCCAAGCGGATTCCTGTATTGCAGCAGTCACAGCCCATTCAGAAGGCTGTAGTCACACCAACACCGCATCAGCGGGTTCTAGGTGTATCAAATGGACCTCAGCGCATTCAGAGGCCT AATGTAAATGCAGCAACACAGCTCAAACCCAGCACCCAGCAAAACCAGCCGAAAACGCAAGCTCCTAAACCAAACCTGACCAAACCCCAGTCGGAACCACAAAAGCCAGAGAAGCCACAGG ACAAACCTGCCAAGAACGATCATGCACAAACTTCTACATCAAA GACACGGTGGAGTCTGGAAAATTTTGACATTGGTCGTCCTTTGGGAAAGGGGAAGTTCGGGAATGTTTACCTGGCCAGGGAGCGACAGACTAAGTTCATCCTGGCCCTGAAGGTGCTCTTCAAAAAGCAACTGGAGAAGGCTGGGGTGGAGCACCAGCTGAGGAGAGAAGTGGAGATCCAGTCTCACCTCAG GCATCCGAACATCCTGCGACTCTATGGCTACTTTCACGATGCCTCTCGTGTGTACCTCATTCTGGAGTTTGCACCCAGGGGAGAGCTGTACAGCGAGCTCCAGCGCTGTGGACATTTTCCCGAGGACAGAAGCGCCACG TACATCATGGAGTTAGCGGATGCCCTCAACTATTGCCACACCAAAAAGGTGATCCACAGGGACATCAAACCAGAGAACCTGTTACTGGGGGGCAATGGGGAGCTCAAGATCGCGGATTTCGGCTGGTCTGTTCACACCCCGTCCTCCAG gaGGTCCACTCTGTGTGGGACACTGGACTACTTGCCTCCAGAGATGATTGAGGGGAAAACTCATGACGAGAAAGTGGACCTGTGGAGTCTCGGGGTCCTTTGCTACGAGTTCCTGGTTGGAAAACCCCCATTTGAAGCAAAAACCCATGAGGAGACCTACCGCAGGATTTCAAGG GTGGAGTACTCTTACCCACCACAGTCCAGTATCAGTGCTGGAGCTAAAGACTTGGTTGCCAGGCTGCTGAAGCACAACCCTATGCACAGACTGCCCATCCAGGGAGTCCTGTCCCACCCCTGGGTGGTCGAGTACTCAACCAAGAAGCCAACAACCTCGAACAGTGAAGAGCCCAGCCAGTGA
- the tubb1 gene encoding tubulin beta-1 chain, with the protein MREIVHLQIGQCGNQIGSKFWEVISEEHGINATGLYEGDSNIQLERVNVYFNEAHGGKYVPRALLVDLEPGTMDSVRGSRIGALFRPDNFIHGNSGAGNNWAKGHYTEGAELVEQVIDRVRHESESCDCLQGFQLVHSLGGGTGSGMGTLIINKIREEYPDRIMNSFSVMPSPKVSDTVVEPYNATLSVHQLLENTDETYCIDNEALYDICFRTLKLTTPTYGDLNHLVSMTMSGVTTSLRFPGQLNADLRKLAVNMVPFPRLHFFMPGFAPLTPRGSQQYRALTVPELTQQMFDARNMMTACDPRRGRYLTVAGVFRGRMSTKEVDEQMLAIQQKNSNYFVDWIPHNVKVAVCDIPPRGLTMASTFIGNNTAIQEVFRRVGEQFAMMFRRKAFLHWYTGEGMDELEFTEAESNLNDLVSEYQQYQDATADLDWEPEEEEEEGPSPSATRKAQSRVEVTLETVTEMSKEAIDE; encoded by the exons ATGCGTGAAATTGTACATCTGCAAATTGGACAGTGTGGCAACCAGATCGGCTcaaag TTTTGGGAAGTGATAAGTGAAGAACATGGGATCAATGCAACCGGTCTTTATGAAGGAGACAGCAACATCCAACTGGAGAGGGTCAACGTCTACTTCAACGAGGCGCATG GTGGTAAATATGTCCCCAGGGCCCTACTAGTGGACCTGGAGCCTGGCACCATGGACAGTGTAAGAGGAAGCCGCATTGGGGCCCTTTTTAGACCAGACAACTTCATCCATG GAAACTCAGGAGCTGGGAACAACTGGGCAAAAGGCCACTATACAGAGGGCGCAGAGCTGGTGGAGCAGGTGATTGACAGGGTGAGGCACGAGAGTGAAAGCTGCGACTGCCTGCAGGGATTCCAGCTGGTTCACTCACTCGGGGGCGGCACTGGTTCTGGAATGGGAACCCTCATCATCAACAAAATCCGCGAGGAGTACCCCGACCGCATCATGAACAGCTTCAGCGTCATGCCGTCGCCTAAAGTTTCTGACACGGTGGTGGAGCCCTACAACGCTACGCTGTCAGTCCACCAACTCCTGGAGAACACCGATGAGACCTACTGCATTGACAACGAGGCCCTCTATGACATCTGTTTCCGCACGTTAAAACTGACCACGCCGACTTACGGGGACCTCAACCACTTGGTTTCCATGACCATGAGCGGGGTCACGACTTCTCTGAGATTCCCCGGACAGCTCAACGCCGACTTGAGGAAGCTCGCCGTCAACATGGTGCCCTTCCCTCGCCTTCATTTCTTCATGCCAGGCTTTGCCCCTCTGACGCCACGTGGCAGCCAACAGTACAGAGCTCTCACTGTGCCTGAGCTCACCCAGCAGATGTTCGACGCCCGCAACATGATGACAGCATGCGACCCGAGGAGAGGCCGCTACCTCACGGTCGCTGGCGTCTTCCGTGGTAGGATGTCCACCAAAGAAGTGGATGAGCAAATGCTTGCCATCcagcagaaaaacagcaacTACTTTGTGGATTGGATCCCCCATAACGTGAAGGTCGCCGTGTGTGACATCCCACCTCGAGGCCTCACAATGGCCTCCACGTTCATTGGCAACAACACGGCCATTCAGGAAGTATTTCGAAGAGTGGGCGAGCAGTTCGCCATGATGTTCAGACGGAAGGCGTTTCTCCACTGGTATACGGGGGAAGGTATGGATGAATTGGAGTTCACAGAGGCAGAGAGCAACCTCAACGATCTGGTCTCAGAGTACCAGCAGTACCAAGATGCCACTGCTGATCTAGATTGGGAaccagaagaggaagaagaggagggacCCTCACCATCAGCAACAAGAAAGGCACAGTCTAGGGTGGAGGTTACGTTGGAAACAGTGACTGAAATGAGCAAAGAAGCCATAGATGAGTAG
- the slc32a1 gene encoding vesicular inhibitory amino acid transporter, translated as MATLIRSKLSNKLTNAATAVSNKSQAKVSGMFARMGFQAATDEEALGFAACDDLDYDHRQGMQMDILTSDEMGGEGSGDGGALEGDSHYQRDGTGPPHSASKDGGPTNELTEVRPKITAWEAGWNVTNAIQGMFVLGLPYAILHGGYLGLFLIIFAAVVCCYTGKILIACLYEEDEDGQLVRVRDSYVDIANACCAPRFPSLGGHIVNVAQIIELVMTCILYVVVSGNLMYNSFPNMPISQKSWAIIATAALLPCAFLKNLKAVSKFSLLCTLAHFVINILVIAYCLSRARDWAWDKVKFYIDVKKFPISIGIIVFSYTSQIFLPSLEGNMQKPSEFHCMMNWTHIAACILKGLFALVAYLTWADETKEVITDNLPPTIRAVVNLFLVSKALLSYPLPFFAAVEVLEKTFFNEGGRAYFPDCYGGDGRLKSWGLTLRCSLVVFTLLMAIYVPHFALLMGLTGSLTGAGLCFLLPSLFHLKLLWRKLLWHQVFFDVAIFVIGGICSISGFIHSMEGLIEAFKYNIEE; from the exons ATGGCGACGTTAATCAGAAGCAAGCTTTCCAATAAACTGACAAATGCAGCCACGGCTGTGTCCAACAAATCCCAGGCAAAGGTGAGCGGGATGTTCGCCAGGATGGGGTTTCAGGCCGCCACCGACGAAGAGGCTCTGGGTTTCGCCGCCTGTGATGACCTGGACTACGACCACCGGCAAGGCATGCAGATGGACATTTTAACATCCGATGAAATGGGGGGAGAGGGGAGCGGAGATGGAGGCGCACTGGAGGGGGACAGCCACTACCAGAGGGACGGCACCGGTCCACCGCACTCTGCCTCAAAGGACGGAGGTCCGACGAACGAGTTGACTGAAGTCAGACCAAAAATCACCGCTTGGGAGGCGGGCTGGAACGTCACGAACGCAATCCAG gGGATGTTCGTTCTGGGCCTGCCCTACGCCATCCTACACGGAGGATACCTCGGACTCTTTCTCATTATTTTCGCCGCTGTGGTGTGCTGCTACACGGGGAAAATCCTCATTGCCTGCCTGTACGAGGAGGACGAAGACGGACAGCTCGTCCGTGTGAGGGATTCTTATGTGGACATTGCCAACGCTTGCTGCGCGCCCAGATTCCCGTCTCTAGGTGGCCATATCGTGAATGTAGCCCAAATCATAGAGCTAGTGATGACTTGCATCCTGTACGTGGTGGTCAGCGGTAATCTCATGTACAACAGCTTCCCCAACATGCCAATTTCCCAGAAGTCCTGGGCCATCATCGCCACCGCTGCTCTTCTCCCCTGCGCCTTCCTCAAGAACCTGAAAGCCGTCTCCAAGTTCAGCTTGCTTTGCACGTTAGCCCACTTTGTCATTAACATCCTCGTTATAGCGTACTGCCTCTCCAGAGCGAGGGACTGGGCCTGGGACAAGGTGAAGTTTTACATCGATGTCAAGAAATTCCCCATTTCCATTGGGATTATTGTGTTCAGCTACACCTCGCAGATCTTCCTGCCGTCTCTGGAGGGGAACATGCAGAAACCGAGCGAGTTTCACTGCATGATGAACTGGACTCACATCGCTGCCTGCATCCTCAAGGGTCTATTCGCCCTGGTGGCCTACCTGACCTGGGCTGATGAAACCAAGGAGGTCATCACAGACAACCTGCCCCCAACCATCCGAGCTGTCGTCAACCTCTTCCTCGTGTCCAAAGCTTTGCTGTCGTATCCGCTGCCGTTTTTCGCTGCTGTCGAGGTATtagagaaaacatttttcaacGAAGGGGGACGCGCCTACTTTCCAGATTGCTACGGAGGCGATGGACGCCTAAAGTCCTGGGGACTCACTCTCCGATGTAGCCTTGTTGTGTTCACCCTGCTCATGGCGATCTATGTGCCACATTTCGCCCTCCTTATGGGCCTCACCGGCAGCCTGACGGGCGCAGGCCTTTGCTTTCTGCTTCCCAGTCTCTTCCACCTCAAGCTTTTATGGAGAAAGCTGCTATGGCACCAGGTTTTCTTTGATGTCGCCATCTTTGTAATAGGAGGTATATGCAGCATATCTGGTTTCATCCACTCAATGGAGGGGCTCATAGAGGCTTTTAAATATAACATAGAAGAATAG